From a region of the Lactuca sativa cultivar Salinas chromosome 4, Lsat_Salinas_v11, whole genome shotgun sequence genome:
- the LOC111915394 gene encoding peptide methionine sulfoxide reductase A5, with the protein MRTQMKLPLFYQILSYLIIGIIVPADVTLGIRFPNPISQVSGDPPDELLKTAVFALGSFWRSESVFGCLDGVVRTTVGYAGGSKSNPEYRSLGDHAESVHIEYDPRVINFRQLLEVFWSSHDSRQVFGQGPDVGNQYRSIIFVNGTEESRLAVVSKEREQTKSRGSIVTTQIQQLENFYPAEPEHQKFELKRNPFLVQVIGNLVEEELEKSRLAAKLNGYAAELCPPRIQTRIDGKLNEIIRKGWPILTQV; encoded by the exons ATGCGAACCCAAATGAAGCTCCCTCTTTTTTATCAAATCTTATCATATCTTATTATCGGCATTATAGTGCCAGCTGATGTAACTCTCGGgataaggtttccaaatccgATTTCTCAGGTCAGTGGAGATCCTCCCGATGAGCTTCTCAAGACAGCAGTTTTCGCTCTAGGAAGCTTCTGGAGGTCGGAATCCGTGTTCGGTTGCTTAGATGGAGTTGTGAGAACCACCGTTGGTTACGCCGGTGGATCCAAATCGAATCCCGAATACCGAAGCTTAGGTGATCACGCCGAGTCCGTACAT ATTGAATATGATCCTCGGGTGATTAATTTCAGGCAACTTTTGGAGGTCTTCTGGTCTAGCCATGACTCTAGGCAAGTCTTTGGTCAAGGTCCTGATGTTGGCAACCAATACAG GTCTATTATTTTTGTTAATGGAACTGAGGAGTCCAGATTGGCTGTAGTGAGCAAAGAGAGAGAGCAAACTAAGTCAAGGGGTAGTATTGTAACTACACAAATTCAACAACTTGAAAACTTTTATCCTGCAGAACCTGAACACCAG AAATTTGAGCTAAAAAGAAACCCATTCCTTGTTCAAGTGATTGGAAATTTGGTGGAAGAAGAATTGGAGAAATCAAGATTGGCGGCAAAGCTAAACGGGTATGCAGCAGAGTTATGTCCGCCAAGAATCCAAACCCGAATTGATGGAAAACTAAATGAAATTATCAGAAAAGGGTGGCCCATTTTAACACAAGTGTAG